From a region of the Arachis ipaensis cultivar K30076 chromosome B09, Araip1.1, whole genome shotgun sequence genome:
- the LOC107618066 gene encoding DNA excision repair protein ERCC-1 isoform X1, which produces MENELKEQNNKKNDDGANKKSSVVIKIPSYEEVLQSSQQKSTPPSLFLPSQTFSQTFSFVKSSEFYAPPPPTTNTATTITAASSSISRESSQLNPPSSTSTSSAAAASSQVAQSRNAILVSHRQKGNPLLKHIRNVRWTFADIVCDYLLGQSSCALYISLRYHLLHPDYLYYRIRELQKNFKLRVVLCHVDVEDVMKPLLEVTKTALLHDCTLLCGWSLEECGRYLETIKVYENKPADIIQGQMDTDYLSRLTHALTTVRHVNKTDVVTLGTTFGSLSHIMGASMEDLARCPGIGERKVKRLFDTFHEPFKRLESSRQVIPETSVQDKTASPDVSANNDAEPCSLNEDKQKDAEDVNKRKEKEPELTVKSALSEAFAKYSNRIGKRNKTSQVEEKVESGGTRKIISILCYENVFQDISLLEILVLSALKILFRCQCCNLSCPRKKLDSFALLVDEAAIYGRLWDQLSRTRFSLFCFSSVPAWRFGPDWLLGHVMFDLWVTLVYRYNFIQIYRFT; this is translated from the exons ATGGAGAATGAGTTGAAAGAGCAAAACAATAAGAAGAACGACGATGGCGCGAACAAGAAGAGCTCCGTAGTGATCAAGATACCTTCCTACGAAGAAGTTCTCCAAAGCTCGCAACAAAAATCAACTCCACCTTCACTCTTCCTTCCCTCGCAAACATTCTCCCAAACCTTTTCTTTCGTCAAATCCTCTGAGTTCTACGCTCCTCCGCCTCCTACCACCAACACCGCCACCACCATCaccgctgcttcttcttcaatttcaag GGAAAGTTCTCAATTGAACCCTCCATCTTCAACTTCGACGTCTTCTGCTGCTGCAGCTTCGTCTCAAGTCGCTCAAAGTCGCAATGCCATCCTTGTTAGCCACAGACAG AAAGGAAATCCGTTGCTTAAACACATTAGGAATGTTAGATGGACCTTTGCTGATATTGTTTGTGACTACTTGCTTGGTCAAAGCTCATGTGCACTCTATATCAG TCTCCGGTATCATTTGCTGCATCCAGACTATTTATATTATAGAATAAGGGAGTTACAGAAGAATTTCAAGCTTCGAGTAGTCTTATGCCATGTTGATGTG GAGGATGTAATGAAGCCTCTTCTTGAAGTTACCAAAACAGCTCTGCTTCATGACTGCACTCTTCTATGTGGATGGAG CTTGGAGGAATGTGGCCGTTACTTGGAGACCATAAAAGTATATGAAAACAAGCCTGCAGACATTATTCAAGGCCAAATGGATACAGACTATCTGTCACGG CTAACACACGCCCTTACAACTGTCCGACATGTTAACAAGACTGATGTAGTTACCCTTGGTACCACATTTGGG TCTTTGTCTCACATTATGGGTGCATCTATGGAAGATCTAGCTCGCTGCCCTGGCATAGGTGAGCGCAAG GTCAAGCGCTTGTTTGACACGTTTCATGAACCCTTCAAGCGATTGGAATCCAGCAGGCAAGTCATTCCAGAGACGTCTGTCCAGGATAAGACAGCTAGTCCTGATGTATCAGCTAACAATGATGCTGAACCTTGCTCCTTGAATGAAGACAAGCAAAAGGACGCTGAAGATGTGAACAAACGCAAGGAGAAAGAACCTGAACTTACTGTCAAATCTGCCCTCTCTGAAGCCTTTGCCAAATATTCTAACAGAATTGGCAAGAGGAATAAGACTTCACAAGTAGAGGAGAAAGTAGAATCAG GTGGCACTAGGaaaataatttctattttatGTTATGAGAATGTCTTCCAGGACATTTCACTCCTCGAGATCCTGGTTCTCTCTGCATTGAAAATACTCTTTAG GTGCCAATGCTGTAACTTGAGCTGTCCCAGAAAGAAACTAGATTCATTTGCCCTCCTTGTG GATGAAGCAGCAATATATGGGCGCTTATGGGATCAGCTGAGTCGAACGAGATTTTCATTGTTTTGCTTTTCGTCAGTGCCAGCTTGGAGATTTGGACCTGATTGGTTGTTGGGTCATGTGATGTTTGATCTTTGGGTCACTCTAGTGTACAGATACAATTTCATACAGATTTACAGATTTACATAA
- the LOC107618066 gene encoding DNA excision repair protein ERCC-1 isoform X2 → MENELKEQNNKKNDDGANKKSSVVIKIPSYEEVLQSSQQKSTPPSLFLPSQTFSQTFSFVKSSEFYAPPPPTTNTATTITAASSSISRESSQLNPPSSTSTSSAAAASSQVAQSRNAILVSHRQKGNPLLKHIRNVRWTFADIVCDYLLGQSSCALYISLRYHLLHPDYLYYRIRELQKNFKLRVVLCHVDVEDVMKPLLEVTKTALLHDCTLLCGWSLEECGRYLETIKVYENKPADIIQGQMDTDYLSRLTHALTTVRHVNKTDVVTLGTTFGSLSHIMGASMEDLARCPGIGERKVKRLFDTFHEPFKRLESSRQVIPETSVQDKTASPDVSANNDAEPCSLNEDKQKDAEDVNKRKEKEPELTVKSALSEAFAKYSNRIGKRNKTSQVEEKVESGGTRKIISILCYENVFQDISLLEILVLSALKILFRCQCCNLSCPRKKLDSFALLVAPFLLEDFCRRSKNRTKKMVRSTVTVVAAAMAMRMVLEGR, encoded by the exons ATGGAGAATGAGTTGAAAGAGCAAAACAATAAGAAGAACGACGATGGCGCGAACAAGAAGAGCTCCGTAGTGATCAAGATACCTTCCTACGAAGAAGTTCTCCAAAGCTCGCAACAAAAATCAACTCCACCTTCACTCTTCCTTCCCTCGCAAACATTCTCCCAAACCTTTTCTTTCGTCAAATCCTCTGAGTTCTACGCTCCTCCGCCTCCTACCACCAACACCGCCACCACCATCaccgctgcttcttcttcaatttcaag GGAAAGTTCTCAATTGAACCCTCCATCTTCAACTTCGACGTCTTCTGCTGCTGCAGCTTCGTCTCAAGTCGCTCAAAGTCGCAATGCCATCCTTGTTAGCCACAGACAG AAAGGAAATCCGTTGCTTAAACACATTAGGAATGTTAGATGGACCTTTGCTGATATTGTTTGTGACTACTTGCTTGGTCAAAGCTCATGTGCACTCTATATCAG TCTCCGGTATCATTTGCTGCATCCAGACTATTTATATTATAGAATAAGGGAGTTACAGAAGAATTTCAAGCTTCGAGTAGTCTTATGCCATGTTGATGTG GAGGATGTAATGAAGCCTCTTCTTGAAGTTACCAAAACAGCTCTGCTTCATGACTGCACTCTTCTATGTGGATGGAG CTTGGAGGAATGTGGCCGTTACTTGGAGACCATAAAAGTATATGAAAACAAGCCTGCAGACATTATTCAAGGCCAAATGGATACAGACTATCTGTCACGG CTAACACACGCCCTTACAACTGTCCGACATGTTAACAAGACTGATGTAGTTACCCTTGGTACCACATTTGGG TCTTTGTCTCACATTATGGGTGCATCTATGGAAGATCTAGCTCGCTGCCCTGGCATAGGTGAGCGCAAG GTCAAGCGCTTGTTTGACACGTTTCATGAACCCTTCAAGCGATTGGAATCCAGCAGGCAAGTCATTCCAGAGACGTCTGTCCAGGATAAGACAGCTAGTCCTGATGTATCAGCTAACAATGATGCTGAACCTTGCTCCTTGAATGAAGACAAGCAAAAGGACGCTGAAGATGTGAACAAACGCAAGGAGAAAGAACCTGAACTTACTGTCAAATCTGCCCTCTCTGAAGCCTTTGCCAAATATTCTAACAGAATTGGCAAGAGGAATAAGACTTCACAAGTAGAGGAGAAAGTAGAATCAG GTGGCACTAGGaaaataatttctattttatGTTATGAGAATGTCTTCCAGGACATTTCACTCCTCGAGATCCTGGTTCTCTCTGCATTGAAAATACTCTTTAG GTGCCAATGCTGTAACTTGAGCTGTCCCAGAAAGAAACTAGATTCATTTGCCCTCCTTGTG GCTCCATTCTTGTTGGAAGACTTTTGTCGACGGAGCAAGAATAGGACAAAAAAAATGGTGAGAAGTACGGTAACTGTGGTGGCCGCTGCAATGGCTATGAGAATGGTTTTGGAGGGGAGATGA
- the LOC107618066 gene encoding DNA excision repair protein ERCC-1 isoform X4, protein MENELKEQNNKKNDDGANKKSSVVIKIPSYEEVLQSSQQKSTPPSLFLPSQTFSQTFSFVKSSEFYAPPPPTTNTATTITAASSSISRESSQLNPPSSTSTSSAAAASSQVAQSRNAILVSHRQKGNPLLKHIRNVRWTFADIVCDYLLGQSSCALYISLRYHLLHPDYLYYRIRELQKNFKLRVVLCHVDVEDVMKPLLEVTKTALLHDCTLLCGWSLEECGRYLETIKVYENKPADIIQGQMDTDYLSRLTHALTTVRHVNKTDVVTLGTTFGSLSHIMGASMEDLARCPGIGERKVKRLFDTFHEPFKRLESSRQVIPETSVQDKTASPDVSANNDAEPCSLNEDKQKDAEDVNKRKEKEPELTVKSALSEAFAKYSNRIGKRNKTSQVEEKVESGGTRKIISILCYENVFQDISLLEILVLSALKILFRLHSCWKTFVDGARIGQKKW, encoded by the exons ATGGAGAATGAGTTGAAAGAGCAAAACAATAAGAAGAACGACGATGGCGCGAACAAGAAGAGCTCCGTAGTGATCAAGATACCTTCCTACGAAGAAGTTCTCCAAAGCTCGCAACAAAAATCAACTCCACCTTCACTCTTCCTTCCCTCGCAAACATTCTCCCAAACCTTTTCTTTCGTCAAATCCTCTGAGTTCTACGCTCCTCCGCCTCCTACCACCAACACCGCCACCACCATCaccgctgcttcttcttcaatttcaag GGAAAGTTCTCAATTGAACCCTCCATCTTCAACTTCGACGTCTTCTGCTGCTGCAGCTTCGTCTCAAGTCGCTCAAAGTCGCAATGCCATCCTTGTTAGCCACAGACAG AAAGGAAATCCGTTGCTTAAACACATTAGGAATGTTAGATGGACCTTTGCTGATATTGTTTGTGACTACTTGCTTGGTCAAAGCTCATGTGCACTCTATATCAG TCTCCGGTATCATTTGCTGCATCCAGACTATTTATATTATAGAATAAGGGAGTTACAGAAGAATTTCAAGCTTCGAGTAGTCTTATGCCATGTTGATGTG GAGGATGTAATGAAGCCTCTTCTTGAAGTTACCAAAACAGCTCTGCTTCATGACTGCACTCTTCTATGTGGATGGAG CTTGGAGGAATGTGGCCGTTACTTGGAGACCATAAAAGTATATGAAAACAAGCCTGCAGACATTATTCAAGGCCAAATGGATACAGACTATCTGTCACGG CTAACACACGCCCTTACAACTGTCCGACATGTTAACAAGACTGATGTAGTTACCCTTGGTACCACATTTGGG TCTTTGTCTCACATTATGGGTGCATCTATGGAAGATCTAGCTCGCTGCCCTGGCATAGGTGAGCGCAAG GTCAAGCGCTTGTTTGACACGTTTCATGAACCCTTCAAGCGATTGGAATCCAGCAGGCAAGTCATTCCAGAGACGTCTGTCCAGGATAAGACAGCTAGTCCTGATGTATCAGCTAACAATGATGCTGAACCTTGCTCCTTGAATGAAGACAAGCAAAAGGACGCTGAAGATGTGAACAAACGCAAGGAGAAAGAACCTGAACTTACTGTCAAATCTGCCCTCTCTGAAGCCTTTGCCAAATATTCTAACAGAATTGGCAAGAGGAATAAGACTTCACAAGTAGAGGAGAAAGTAGAATCAG GTGGCACTAGGaaaataatttctattttatGTTATGAGAATGTCTTCCAGGACATTTCACTCCTCGAGATCCTGGTTCTCTCTGCATTGAAAATACTCTTTAG GCTCCATTCTTGTTGGAAGACTTTTGTCGACGGAGCAAGAATAGGACAAAAAAAATGGTGA
- the LOC107618065 gene encoding probable serine/threonine-protein kinase PBL7 isoform X1, producing the protein MVLWQQSSCYAEKVDLLSRLHSPYLVELLGYCADQNHRLLIFEYLPHGTLHQHLHSPKNQSQSLDWWARMRIALDCARALEFMHEHHAVSPVIHRDFKSSNVLLDQNFRAKVSDFGLAKMGSEKMNGQVSTRVLGTTGYLAPEYASTGKLTTKSDVYSYGVVLLELLTGRIPVDIKRAPGEHVLVSWALPRLTNREKVVEMVDPDLRGQYSKKDLIQIAAIAAMCIQPEADYRPLMTDVVQSLIPLARNPASLGSSSSLRFQKQTPSPSPSH; encoded by the exons ATGGTACTTTGGCAGCAATCAAGTTGCTACGCAGAGAAG GTCGATCTCCTAAGTCGTTTGCACTCTCCTTACTTGGTGGAGTTACTTGGTTATTGTGCAGACCAAAACCATAGGCTACTCATATTTGAGTACCTACCCCATGGCACACTCCATCAACATCTACACTCCCCTAAGAACCAATCTCAGTCGTTGGATTGGTGGGCCAGGATGAGGATAGCCCTTGATTGTGCAAGGGCCCTGGAGTTCATGCATGAGCACCATGCAGTCTCACCCGTGATCCACAGAGACTTCAAGAGTAGCAATGTGTTATTAGATCAAAATTTCCGTGCTAAAGTGTCAGATTTTGGGTTGGCAAAGATGGGATCAGAGAAGATGAACGGTCAAGTTTCCACCCGTGTGTTGGGGACCACTGGATATCTGGCCCCAGA GTATGCCTCCACAGGAAAGCTTACCACAAAATCGGATGTTTACAGCTATGGTGTGGTTCTTCTTGAATTGCTTACAGGGCGTATACCAGTTGATATTAAGCGGGCCCCTGGAGAACATGTCCTTGTCTCCTGG GCTCTTCCAAGATTAACAAACAGAGAAAAAGTGGTGGAAATGGTTGACCCGGATCTAAGGGGGCAATACTCAAAGAAGGATTTAATTCAG ATAGCCGCCATTGCAGCAATGTGCATACAGCCAGAAGCAGATTATAGGCCACTCATGACGGATGTTGTACAATCACTAATACCACTTGCTAGGAACCCGGCTTCTCTTGGTTCATCAAGTTCTTTAAGGTTTCAGAAACAAACACCAAGCCCAAGTCCAAGTCACTAA
- the LOC107618065 gene encoding PTI1-like tyrosine-protein kinase 2 isoform X2 yields the protein MHSHTVFATTRVFSPVIHRDFKSSNVLLDQNFRAKVSDFGLAKMGSEKMNGQVSTRVLGTTGYLAPEYASTGKLTTKSDVYSYGVVLLELLTGRIPVDIKRAPGEHVLVSWALPRLTNREKVVEMVDPDLRGQYSKKDLIQIAAIAAMCIQPEADYRPLMTDVVQSLIPLARNPASLGSSSSLRFQKQTPSPSPSH from the exons TCTCACCCGTGATCCACAGAGACTTCAAGAGTAGCAATGTGTTATTAGATCAAAATTTCCGTGCTAAAGTGTCAGATTTTGGGTTGGCAAAGATGGGATCAGAGAAGATGAACGGTCAAGTTTCCACCCGTGTGTTGGGGACCACTGGATATCTGGCCCCAGA GTATGCCTCCACAGGAAAGCTTACCACAAAATCGGATGTTTACAGCTATGGTGTGGTTCTTCTTGAATTGCTTACAGGGCGTATACCAGTTGATATTAAGCGGGCCCCTGGAGAACATGTCCTTGTCTCCTGG GCTCTTCCAAGATTAACAAACAGAGAAAAAGTGGTGGAAATGGTTGACCCGGATCTAAGGGGGCAATACTCAAAGAAGGATTTAATTCAG ATAGCCGCCATTGCAGCAATGTGCATACAGCCAGAAGCAGATTATAGGCCACTCATGACGGATGTTGTACAATCACTAATACCACTTGCTAGGAACCCGGCTTCTCTTGGTTCATCAAGTTCTTTAAGGTTTCAGAAACAAACACCAAGCCCAAGTCCAAGTCACTAA